The nucleotide window TTTCAGCAAGTGCCGCCTCTCGCTAGCCATTCTGCGCTCGGAAGCTTACAACTCGGTGGCCGACCTGCAGGGTAAGAACATTGCTACCTCGTATCCCCAGATTCTGGGCCGCTACCTGGCCGGCGAAGGCGTGCAGGCCAACCTGCACACGATTAGCGGCTCGGTGGAAATTGCCCCCAGCATCGGCCTGGCCGACGCCATCTGCGACATTGTTTCTTCGGGCTCCACGCTGCTGGGCAATGGCCTGCGCGAAGTAGAAACCGTGTTTCGCTCCGAAGCCGTGCTTATTGCCAACCAGCAGCTGACGGCCGAAAAGCAGGAATTGCTGGAGCAGTTGCAGTTCCGGATGCAGTCGGTGCGCCGGGCCCGACGCAACAAGTACATTCTGCTCAATGCCCCCGTCGCCTCCCTGGACGCGGTAAAGGCCCTGCTGCCGGGCATCAAGTCGCCTACGGTGACGCCCCTGGCCGAAGAAGGCTGGGTGTCGGTGCAGTCGGTGGTGAATGAGGACGACTTCTGGCACATCACCGGGCAGCTCAAGGCCGTCGGTGCCGAAGGCATCCTGGTGCTGCCCATCGAAAAGATGATTGCCTAGGTAATGTGCTGATGTGCGAAGGTGGGGAATGTGTTAATGGTTCGTCGAACGAAGCAAGCATGAGCACCTGAGCACATTTCCACTTGAGCACATTCCTTAAAGCATTAGCACATTCTGCCACATTAGCACACTAGCACACTAGCACATTAGCATCATGCAAGTATTTCACTATCCCGGTCAGGAGGAATGGGCCGCCCTGCAGCAGCGACCGGCCGCGGGTGAAGCCCGTCAGGTAGAGGAGCGGGTCCGCCAGATTTTCGACGACGTGCGCCAGCGCGGGGATGAGGCCCTGCGCCACTACGCCCAGGAGCTGGACGGAGCCACGCTCACCGATTTGCGGGTGTCGCCCGAGGAAGCTACGGCCGCCGTAGCTCAGGTGCCCGCTGAACTGCAAACCGCCATTCGCCAGGCCCACGCCAACCTGTGGAAGTTTCACCTGACCCAGCGCGAAGAAGTAGTGCGGGTGGAAACCATGCCGGGCGTGACCTGCTGGCGCAAGTCGGTGCCGGTGCAGCGCGTGGGCCTGTATATTCCCGGGGGCACGGCGCCGCTGTTTAGCACCCTGCTGATGCTGGGCGTACCGGCCCGCCTGGCCGGCTGCCCGGAGGTGGTGCTGTGTACGCCGCCCCAGAAAGACGGCTCGGTGAATCCGGTGATTCTGTTTGCCGCCCAGCTGCTGGGCATCAGTACGATTATTAAAGCCGGCGGGGCCCAGGCCGTGGCCGCCCTGGCCGGCGGCACGGAAAGCGTCCCGGCCGTGGATAAAATCTTCGGGCCCGGCAACCGCTACGTAACGGCTGCCAAGCAGCTGGCCGCCCAGCGCGGCGTGGCTATTGACTTGCCCGCCGGCCCCTCGGAAGTGCTGGTTATTGCCGACAAAACGGCCAACCCCGCCTTCGTGGCGGCCGACCTGCTTAGCCAAGCCGAGCACGGCCCCGATTCCCAGGTGGTCTTGCTGACGGATTCGCTGGAGCTGCTGCCCCTGGTCACCGAGCAGGTAGAGCGGCAGCTGGCCGAGCTGCCCCGCCGGGAAGTAGCCGCCCTGGCCTTGCGCGAAAGCCGGGCCGTGCTGCTGCGCACGCCCGAGGAAATGCTGTTCTTCTCGAACCAATATGCCCCCGAGCACCTGATTCTGGCCGTGCGCAACGCCGAGGAATACGCCGAAGGCGTAACCAGCGCCGGCTCGGTGTTTTTGGGCCACCTGACGCCCGAAGCCGCCGGCGACTATGCCTCGGGTACCAACCACACCCTGCCCACCGGCGGCTACGCCCGCAACTACAGCGGGGTGTCCCTGGATTCTTTCTTGAAGAAAATCACCTTCCAGCGCATCACCGCCGAAGGACTGCACAACGTGGGGCCGGTGGTCGAAACCATGGCCGAAGCCGAGGGCCTGCGTGCCCACGCCCGGGCCGTGTCCCTGCGCTTGGAAAGCCTAAGCACCGAAGCCTAAGTTATTTCTCATTCCGGCCGGAACCCCTGTAAAGCGGGTTCCGGCCGCCAACTCTGCGGTTCATGTTTGAGCTCGAAACCCTTATCCGGCCCAATATCCGGGCCATGCAGCCGTACTCCTCGGCCCGCGACGAATTTCAGGGCGAAGCCCGCGTGATGCTCGATGCCAACGAAAACAGCCTGGGCAGCGCCGGCCCCGAGCTGTTCAACCGTTACCCCGACCCCCAGCAGCGGGCCGTGAAATCCGAGCTGGCCAAGCTCAAAAGAGTGGAGCCCGCCCAAATATTCCTGGGCAACGGCTCCGACGAGGCCATCGACTTGCTGGTGCGCCTGACCTGCACGCCGGGCCTGGACCGGATACTGATTCTGCCGCCCACCTACGGCATGTACGAAGTGGCAGCCAACCTCAACGACGTGCGCTTGGAGCGGGTGCCCCTCACGGCCGACTTCCAACTGTCGGCCGACGCGGTAGCGCAAATTATTGCCTCCGACGCCAAGCTGGTTTTCGTCTGCTCCCCCAACAACCCGACGGGCAACCTGTTGCACGCCGAAGCCGTGGAGCAAGTGCTGCGCGGCTTCCGCGGGCTGGTGGTCGTAGACGAAGCCTACGCCGACTTTGCCGCCGCCCCGAGCTGGACGACCCGCCTGGCGGAGTTTCCCAACCTGGTGGTGCTGCAAACCTTCTCCAAGGCCTGGGGCCTGGCCGGCTTGCGCCTGGGTATGGCCTTTGCCTCGCCCGCCATTATTGGCTACCTCAACAAGATCAAGCCGCCCTATAACGTGTCGGAAGCCACCCAGCAGCACGCCCTGGCGGCTCTGGCCGATGCGCCCCACTTTGAGCAGATGCGCCAGGACTTACTGGCTGGCCAGAAGTGGCTGCAGCAGCAACTACCGGGTATTGGTATCGTCGAGCAGGTTTTTCCCTCGGATGCTAACTTCCTGCTGGTCCGCTTCCGCCCGGATGCCACGGCCGTGTACGACTACCTGTTGGGCAAGGGCGTTGTGGTCCGCAACCGCACGACCCAGCCCGGCTGCGCCGGCACGCTCCGCCTGACGGTGGGCACCCCGGCCGAGAATGAGCAGCTGGTAGCCGCTCTGCGGGATTATTCCGCCGTCTGAGTAAGTCGCCATGCAGCTCATCGTTTTCTGCGGAATTCAGGCCACGGGTAAATCCACCTTTTACCAGCAGCACTTCTTCCATTCCCACGTCCGCATTAGCCTGGATTTGCTGCGGACCCGGAACCGGGAGCAGCGGCTGCTGCAGCTGTGCCTGGAAACGCAGATGCGGTGCGTCATCGACAATACCAACCCAACCCGGGCCGAGCGGGCCCGCTACATCGAGCCGGCCCGGCAAGCGGGTTTCTCCATTACGGGGTACTTCTTTCAGGCTCCGATAACGGAGGCTCTGGTACGCAATCAGCAGCGCCCCGCCGAGCGGCAGGTGCCCGAGGTTGGACTGCGGGCTACCCGCAACCGGCTGGAGCTGCCCCGCTACGCCGAGGGCTTCGACGCGCTGTACTTCGTGCGGCCGGCAGTTAACCATACGTTCGATATTAGCCCCTGGCAAGATGAAGTTTGATGAGCTCGACGCCCGCCTGCGCGTTTTCGAAACGGCCCACGACCATTGCGCCCTGCCCGGGCTCTACCTGGTGGCCCGCCTCGACGGCCGCGGCTTTACCCGGCTGACCAAGGAAGTACATGCCTTTGAAGCACCCTTCGATGAGCAGATGCGGGACCTGATGACCCATACAACCCGGCAGCTGCTGACTTCGGGCTTCCGGATGGTGTACGGCTACACCCAGAGCGACGAAATTTCTTTGCTGCTCCACCCCGAGGAAAATTCCTTCGGCCGCAAGCTGCGCAAGTACACCTCCCTGCTGGCCGGGGAAGCCTCCGCGGCTTTTTCCCTGGCCCTGGGCAGTCCCGGGATATTCGACTGCCGTATTTCCCAGCTGCCCCGCCTGTCGGACGTCCTCGATTATTTCCGTTGGCGCCAGGAAGATGCCGGCCGCAATTCCCTGAACGCGCATTGCTACTGGCTGCTGCGCAAGCAGGGGCGTTCCGTAGCCGAAGCCACGGCCCAGGTTAAGGGGCTGCGCCTGGCCGCCAAGCACGACTTGCTGTTCAGCGCGGGTATTAACTTTAACGAGTTGCCGAGCTGGCAAAAGCGCGGCGTGGGCTTGTACTGGCAGGAGTATAAAAAGCCGGGGTTCAACCCCGTTAGCCAGCAGTCGGTCGAAACTAGTCGCCGGCAGCTTGTTCTAAATACCGAGTTGCCCCTGGGTGAAGAATATACTAGCCTGCTCCAAACCTTACTGGCCGAAGCCTAACGGCCAACCCAACCTAAACCTTCTTTTCACGCACTTCTCCGCCAAGCACAGGCTTCCGATTTTATACCATGAAGAAAGTTCTTTTCATTGACCGCGACGGTACCATCCTGATTGAGCCCCCAACGGATTTTCAGGTCGACGCCCTCACCCGGGAAAAATTTCAGTTTGTACCGGGCGCCATCACCGGCCTCGCGCGCATTGCCCGGGAGCTCGACTTCGAGTTGGTGCTGGTCAGCAACCAGGACGGACTGGGTACGGCAAGCTTTCCCGAGGAAACGTTCTGGCCCGCTCACACCATGATGCTCGACGTGCTGCGCTCGGAAGGAGTGGAGTTCGTGCGCGAGCATATCGACCGGAGCTTTCCCCACGACAACCTGCCCACCCGCAAGCCCGGTATCGGCATGCTGCAGCAGTACCTGGCGCCCGGGGCCTATGACCTTCAACACTCCTTTGTTATCGGTGACCGGCTTACCGACGTGGAGCTGGCCCAGAACCTGGGCTGCCAGTCCATCCTGATTCGGCAGGAAGCCGACGAGCGCGCCGCCTTGTCAACGACCAGCTGGGAGGCCATCTACCAGTTTCTGCGTTTGCCGGCTCGCACGGCCGTGGTGCAGCGCGACACAAACGAAACCAAGATTCGCATCGAGCTCAACCTCGATGGAGCCGGCCGCCCCGACATGCACACGGGCCTAGGCTTTTTCGACCACATGCTCGACCAGCTCAGCAAGCACTCGGGCGTGGACATGAAAATCCAGGTGCAGGGCGACCTGCACATTGACGAGCACCACACCATTGAAGACACGGCCATTGCCCTGGGCGAAGCCTTCCACCAGGCCCTGGGCGACAAGCGCGGCCTGGCCCGCTATGGTTTCCTGCTTCCCATGGACGACGTGCTAGCCCAGGCCGCCATCGACTTTTCGGGCCGGCCCTGGATAGTATGGGACGCCGAGTTTAAGCGGGAGCGGGTAGGGGACATGCCCTGCGAAATGTTCTACCATTTCTTCAAAAGCTTTTCTGACGCGGCCCGCTGCAACCTCAACATTAAATGTGAGGGCCAAAACGAGCACCATAAAATTGAAGCCATCTTCAAGGCTGTTGCCAAGTCCATTAAGATGGCGCTGGTGCGGGACGCAAGCAAAATGGAAATTCCCAGCACGAAAGGGGTGCTGTAAAGTCCTTATCCAAATGTTTTAACATTTGGATAAGGGTGGATTCTCTGCCTTGTTATTATATGTTTAAGTTCAGAGGGAGAGGAATCTGAGTGAAAGGCAGGCAGCCTCTCAGTATTCACAAATGAGTAAACAAATGGACATACTCAAATGGAAATAGCGGTAATAGATTACAAGGGTGGCAACGTGCAGTCCGTGCTCTTTGCCCTGGAGCGCCTGGGGGTGCGGGCCACGCTCACGGCCGACCCCGAGCAGATCCGGAACGCTGATAAGATCCTGTTTCCCGGAGAAGGCGAAGCGGCCTCCGCCATGCGGGAGCTCCGGGCCCAGGGCCTCGATCAGGTTCTGCCCACGCTCACGCAGCCCTTTTTGGGGATCTGTCTGGGCATGCAGCTGCTGGGCACCCATAGCGAGGAGAACGATGCCACCATGCTGGGGATTCTGCCCTATGAGGTAAAGCGCTTCCCGGCCGCGCCCGAGTACAAGGTGCCCCACATGGGCTGGAACAATCTGCAGCGGCTGCGCAGCCCTTTGTTCGACGGGCTGCGGGAGCAGGACTTCGTTTATTTCGTGCACAGCTACTACGCTCCCGTGGGCGACTACACCATTGCCGAGGCCACGTATCCCACGCCCTTTAGTGCCGCCGTGCAGCACCACAACTTCTACGCGGTGCAGTTCCACACCGAGAAAAGCGGGCCGGTGGGTACGCGCATCCTCGAAAACTTTCTCAAGCTTTAACTCATGGAGATAATACCCGCAATTGACCTGATTGGTGGCCAGTGCGTGCGTCTGACCGAAGGCGACTTTGCCCAGCAGACCACCTACGATGCCGACCCCTTGGCCGTGGCTCAGCGCTTTGAAGCGGCCGGCGTCAAGCGTCTGCACCTGGTGGATCTGGATGGGGCCCGGGCCCGGCAGCCGGTCAATCTGCCCGTGCTGGAGCGCATTGCCCGCCACACCAGCCTGGTCATCGACTTTGGGGGCGGCCTGCAGAGTGAAGAGGCCGTGCGCCAGGCCTTCGCGGCCGGGGCCGCCCAGATTACCGCCGGCAGCATTGCCGTGCGCGAGCCTGCTACGGTGCGGCAGTGGCTGCAGGAGTTTGGCGCCGACCGGATTCTGCTGGGGGCTGACTTTCGGGACAACCATATTTCCATCAATGCCTGGGCCGAGCAGTCGGAGCGGACGGTGGCCGAGTTTATCGGGGGCTACCTTGCCGACGGGGCCACGACCTTCGTGTGTACCGACGTCAGCAAGGACGGCAAGCTGCAGGGACCTTCGGTGGCTACTTACCGCACACTGCGAGCCCAGCTGCCCACGGCCCGGCTGGTGGCCAGTGGGGGCGTTACCACGATGGCCGACGTGGAAGTGTTGGCCGAGGTGGGCATGCACGGGGCCATTATCGGCAAAGCCATATACGAAGGCACCATCACCCTGCAGCAGCTGCAGAAGTTTCTTTAGCCCATCCTATGCTGACCAAACGAATTATTCCCTGTCTCGACGTCAAGGACGGCCGTACCGTTAAGGGAGTCCGCTTCGAGGGCCTGCGCGACGCCGGCGACCCGGTGGCCCTGGCGGCCCGCTACGCCCTGGAGGGGCTGATGAGCTGGTGTTTCTCGACATTACAGCCACGAACCAGAAACGGGCCACCCTTATTCATTTGGTGCGCGACGTGGCCCGGGAGCTGGATATACCCTTCACTGTGGGGGGCGGTATCGGCACGGTGGCCGATGTAGAGGCTTTGCTGCTCAACGGAGCCGATAAAGTCAGCATCAACTCGGCGGCCCTGCACCGCCCTGAGCTGATTGATGAGCTGGCCCGCCGCTTCGGCAGCCAGTGCATCGTGGTGGCCGCCGATGCCCGCTATACTGCGGAGGCCGGCTGGCAGATCTACACCCGGGCCGGTACTCATAACACCGAGCGGGATGCCGTAGCCTGGTGCCGGGAAGCTGCCGACCGAGGCGCCGGCGAGCTGCTGCTGACTTCCATGAGCAACGAC belongs to Hymenobacter cellulosilyticus and includes:
- the hisA gene encoding 1-(5-phosphoribosyl)-5-[(5-phosphoribosylamino)methylideneamino]imidazole-4-carboxamide isomerase; translated protein: MEIIPAIDLIGGQCVRLTEGDFAQQTTYDADPLAVAQRFEAAGVKRLHLVDLDGARARQPVNLPVLERIARHTSLVIDFGGGLQSEEAVRQAFAAGAAQITAGSIAVREPATVRQWLQEFGADRILLGADFRDNHISINAWAEQSERTVAEFIGGYLADGATTFVCTDVSKDGKLQGPSVATYRTLRAQLPTARLVASGGVTTMADVEVLAEVGMHGAIIGKAIYEGTITLQQLQKFL
- the hisC gene encoding histidinol-phosphate transaminase, with protein sequence MFELETLIRPNIRAMQPYSSARDEFQGEARVMLDANENSLGSAGPELFNRYPDPQQRAVKSELAKLKRVEPAQIFLGNGSDEAIDLLVRLTCTPGLDRILILPPTYGMYEVAANLNDVRLERVPLTADFQLSADAVAQIIASDAKLVFVCSPNNPTGNLLHAEAVEQVLRGFRGLVVVDEAYADFAAAPSWTTRLAEFPNLVVLQTFSKAWGLAGLRLGMAFASPAIIGYLNKIKPPYNVSEATQQHALAALADAPHFEQMRQDLLAGQKWLQQQLPGIGIVEQVFPSDANFLLVRFRPDATAVYDYLLGKGVVVRNRTTQPGCAGTLRLTVGTPAENEQLVAALRDYSAV
- the hisB gene encoding bifunctional histidinol-phosphatase/imidazoleglycerol-phosphate dehydratase HisB — translated: MKKVLFIDRDGTILIEPPTDFQVDALTREKFQFVPGAITGLARIARELDFELVLVSNQDGLGTASFPEETFWPAHTMMLDVLRSEGVEFVREHIDRSFPHDNLPTRKPGIGMLQQYLAPGAYDLQHSFVIGDRLTDVELAQNLGCQSILIRQEADERAALSTTSWEAIYQFLRLPARTAVVQRDTNETKIRIELNLDGAGRPDMHTGLGFFDHMLDQLSKHSGVDMKIQVQGDLHIDEHHTIEDTAIALGEAFHQALGDKRGLARYGFLLPMDDVLAQAAIDFSGRPWIVWDAEFKRERVGDMPCEMFYHFFKSFSDAARCNLNIKCEGQNEHHKIEAIFKAVAKSIKMALVRDASKMEIPSTKGVL
- a CDS encoding ATP-binding protein, coding for MQLIVFCGIQATGKSTFYQQHFFHSHVRISLDLLRTRNREQRLLQLCLETQMRCVIDNTNPTRAERARYIEPARQAGFSITGYFFQAPITEALVRNQQRPAERQVPEVGLRATRNRLELPRYAEGFDALYFVRPAVNHTFDISPWQDEV
- a CDS encoding tRNA(His) guanylyltransferase Thg1 family protein — translated: MKFDELDARLRVFETAHDHCALPGLYLVARLDGRGFTRLTKEVHAFEAPFDEQMRDLMTHTTRQLLTSGFRMVYGYTQSDEISLLLHPEENSFGRKLRKYTSLLAGEASAAFSLALGSPGIFDCRISQLPRLSDVLDYFRWRQEDAGRNSLNAHCYWLLRKQGRSVAEATAQVKGLRLAAKHDLLFSAGINFNELPSWQKRGVGLYWQEYKKPGFNPVSQQSVETSRRQLVLNTELPLGEEYTSLLQTLLAEA
- the hisG gene encoding ATP phosphoribosyltransferase, with translation MIRLAIQKSGRLSEDSLNLIRECGISFLSSSYKLKTEATNFPLEILFLRDDDIPGYVQDGVADLGIVGQNVLVEAGFPDLEVEKLGFSKCRLSLAILRSEAYNSVADLQGKNIATSYPQILGRYLAGEGVQANLHTISGSVEIAPSIGLADAICDIVSSGSTLLGNGLREVETVFRSEAVLIANQQLTAEKQELLEQLQFRMQSVRRARRNKYILLNAPVASLDAVKALLPGIKSPTVTPLAEEGWVSVQSVVNEDDFWHITGQLKAVGAEGILVLPIEKMIA
- the hisH gene encoding imidazole glycerol phosphate synthase subunit HisH, which encodes MEIAVIDYKGGNVQSVLFALERLGVRATLTADPEQIRNADKILFPGEGEAASAMRELRAQGLDQVLPTLTQPFLGICLGMQLLGTHSEENDATMLGILPYEVKRFPAAPEYKVPHMGWNNLQRLRSPLFDGLREQDFVYFVHSYYAPVGDYTIAEATYPTPFSAAVQHHNFYAVQFHTEKSGPVGTRILENFLKL
- the hisD gene encoding histidinol dehydrogenase is translated as MQVFHYPGQEEWAALQQRPAAGEARQVEERVRQIFDDVRQRGDEALRHYAQELDGATLTDLRVSPEEATAAVAQVPAELQTAIRQAHANLWKFHLTQREEVVRVETMPGVTCWRKSVPVQRVGLYIPGGTAPLFSTLLMLGVPARLAGCPEVVLCTPPQKDGSVNPVILFAAQLLGISTIIKAGGAQAVAALAGGTESVPAVDKIFGPGNRYVTAAKQLAAQRGVAIDLPAGPSEVLVIADKTANPAFVAADLLSQAEHGPDSQVVLLTDSLELLPLVTEQVERQLAELPRREVAALALRESRAVLLRTPEEMLFFSNQYAPEHLILAVRNAEEYAEGVTSAGSVFLGHLTPEAAGDYASGTNHTLPTGGYARNYSGVSLDSFLKKITFQRITAEGLHNVGPVVETMAEAEGLRAHARAVSLRLESLSTEA